A stretch of Mucilaginibacter terrae DNA encodes these proteins:
- a CDS encoding DUF4251 domain-containing protein codes for MKNLKVCWPLLVMLSVFATTVSAQKKNKKAIRDSIQAAGIEKLLTSQKYVFTAEFASAAQGGSTTLTSYFYLEVNPEAVNCILPYYGNSYNSGGISDSKIKLTSKNFDYLADKSIPGHWYVSIKPKDSTTEKELLLDIAVDGSASLAVISNNRSRMTYTGTIEAKVDRTTFN; via the coding sequence ATGAAAAATTTAAAAGTATGCTGGCCATTGCTGGTTATGCTGTCGGTATTTGCAACTACTGTTAGCGCACAAAAGAAAAATAAAAAAGCGATTAGAGACTCTATTCAGGCAGCAGGTATAGAAAAACTCTTAACATCTCAAAAATATGTTTTCACTGCGGAGTTTGCATCTGCAGCACAAGGCGGATCAACTACTTTAACCAGCTATTTTTACCTCGAAGTAAACCCTGAGGCCGTAAATTGTATTCTTCCATATTATGGAAACTCTTACAATAGCGGAGGCATAAGCGATAGTAAAATTAAACTTACATCAAAAAACTTTGACTACCTGGCTGATAAAAGCATACCCGGACATTGGTATGTATCTATTAAACCCAAAGATTCGACTACCGAAAAAGAACTGCTCTTAGACATTGCTGTTGATGGAAGTGCGAGTTTAGCGGTAATAAGTAATAACAGATCACGAATGACCTATACTGGCACTATTGAGGCCAAAGTTGACCGTACTACATTTAACTGA
- the dnaE gene encoding DNA polymerase III subunit alpha — protein sequence MPDFSHLHVHTQFSLLDGAADISKLYKKAAADGMKALAITDHGNMFGVFKFVAEAAKHNVKPIVGCEFYVVEDRHKKQFTKEKKDVRHHQLLLAKNPQGYKNLIKLCSLGYMEGLYSKWPRIDKELILKYHEGLIATTCCIGASVPQAILKKTEEEAETEFKWWLDIFGEDYYIEVQRHEIPEQEIINNTLLKFAKKFNVKVICSNDSHYVDQQDANAHDILLCVNTGDMQSTPIATDDEGGKGYRFGFPNDQFYFKTQAEMGQLFHDLPESLDNTNEIVDKVEVLKLKRDIMLPNFPIPPEFKIHDGPESDVLNQWEYLKHLTMTGARERYIDFTPEVEERINFELFTIKTMGFAGYFLIVADFIKEGRNMGVFIGPGRGSAAGSVVAYCTGITNIDPIKYNLLFERFLNPDRKSMPDIDTDFDDAGRQKVIDYVVDKYGKNQVAQIITYGSMAARTSIQDVGRVLDMPLSDVNAMKKLVPDTLGINLKQAIEQVPELKAIKEGNDLKATVLREAEKLEGSVRNTGVHAAGIIIAPDDLTNIVPVATAKDSDLLVTQYDGRVIEDAGVIKMDFLGLKTLTIIKDALRMIKQNHDVSIDIDYIPLDDQQTYELYQRGDTNGTFQFESDGMQMYLRDLKPDRFEDLIAMNALYRPGPIEYIPSFIKRKHGLEEVSFDLDDMEEYLGETYGITVYQEQVMLLSQKLAGFSKGDADVLRKAMGKKQIEVLNKMESQFMEGAMAKGHAKDKLTKVWNDWKAFAQYAFNKSHSTCYAFVAYQTAYLKAHYPSEYMAAVLNNQNSIDKISFFMEETRRMGINVLGPDVNESDLAFAVNKKGDVRFGLTGVKGVGEKAIESIIDERNERGPYKSVFDFAQRSNTRNVNKKAYENLVYSGAFDSFGMNRAQFFAKTENGLLTGIERLIKYSNDYQNTQSSSQSSLFGGTVEAYIPEPALPVSEEWPLIEKLKYEKDIIGIYLTGHPLDNYKLELERFCQNRVSDLKVLVTMRSGDTAPADIVERFAQLRRQGELSIGGLMANVQHKMTKTGKPFGTFVIEDYNDSYEFALFGDDYIKFRNLLGDGFFVQIKGNVEEKYRQKDNWDMRLSAINLLSEMRDKMTKSLTICMHLHSLNDDMVHSLNQLVEVNNQKYEVKNCALRFMIKDGEENLFIDLPSRTMKVNPSDDLIAGIYNLTNVQPMLK from the coding sequence ATGCCCGATTTTTCCCACTTACACGTACACACCCAGTTTTCACTTTTAGATGGTGCTGCCGATATATCAAAGCTGTATAAAAAAGCAGCTGCTGATGGTATGAAAGCCCTAGCCATTACCGATCATGGTAACATGTTCGGGGTGTTTAAGTTTGTGGCCGAAGCCGCCAAGCACAATGTAAAACCCATTGTGGGCTGCGAGTTTTACGTGGTAGAAGACAGGCATAAAAAGCAATTTACCAAGGAGAAAAAAGACGTTCGTCACCACCAGTTATTGCTGGCTAAAAATCCGCAGGGATATAAAAATCTTATTAAGCTGTGCTCATTGGGGTACATGGAAGGCTTGTACAGCAAATGGCCACGTATCGATAAAGAGCTTATCCTCAAATACCACGAAGGGCTAATTGCCACCACCTGCTGTATAGGTGCTTCGGTGCCGCAGGCAATCCTCAAAAAAACAGAAGAGGAGGCAGAGACTGAATTTAAATGGTGGCTGGATATTTTTGGTGAGGACTACTATATTGAAGTTCAGCGCCATGAAATACCTGAGCAGGAAATTATAAATAACACGCTGCTCAAATTTGCTAAAAAGTTCAACGTGAAAGTTATTTGCTCTAACGATTCGCATTACGTGGACCAGCAGGATGCCAATGCACACGATATTTTGCTGTGCGTAAACACCGGCGATATGCAAAGCACCCCCATTGCTACCGATGATGAAGGAGGCAAGGGCTACCGCTTTGGTTTCCCTAACGACCAGTTTTACTTTAAAACCCAGGCCGAAATGGGGCAGCTGTTTCATGACCTGCCCGAATCATTAGATAATACCAACGAAATTGTGGATAAGGTAGAGGTGCTGAAGCTGAAACGCGACATCATGCTGCCCAATTTCCCTATACCGCCGGAGTTTAAGATACATGATGGGCCCGAGTCGGACGTGCTGAACCAGTGGGAATATCTCAAGCACCTTACCATGACAGGTGCGCGCGAACGGTACATCGATTTTACGCCCGAGGTAGAGGAGCGCATTAACTTTGAGCTGTTCACCATTAAAACCATGGGTTTTGCGGGGTATTTCCTCATCGTGGCCGATTTTATTAAGGAAGGCCGCAACATGGGCGTGTTCATCGGGCCGGGCCGTGGTTCGGCAGCGGGATCGGTGGTGGCTTATTGTACGGGTATTACCAACATTGACCCTATCAAGTATAACCTCCTGTTCGAACGTTTCCTGAACCCCGACCGTAAGTCGATGCCCGATATTGATACGGACTTTGACGATGCCGGCCGCCAAAAGGTGATCGACTATGTGGTTGACAAATACGGTAAAAACCAGGTAGCACAAATTATTACCTACGGCTCCATGGCTGCCCGTACCAGTATACAGGACGTAGGCCGGGTGCTGGATATGCCCCTGAGCGACGTGAATGCCATGAAAAAGTTAGTGCCCGATACCCTGGGCATTAACCTTAAACAGGCCATTGAACAGGTGCCCGAGCTGAAAGCCATTAAAGAGGGTAACGATTTAAAGGCAACCGTACTCCGAGAGGCCGAAAAGCTGGAGGGCTCCGTACGTAACACGGGGGTACACGCGGCGGGTATTATCATTGCGCCCGACGACCTTACCAACATAGTACCCGTTGCCACGGCCAAGGACTCGGACCTGCTGGTAACCCAGTACGACGGCCGTGTAATTGAAGATGCAGGTGTAATTAAGATGGACTTTTTGGGCCTTAAAACCCTTACCATTATTAAGGATGCCCTGCGCATGATCAAACAGAACCACGATGTTTCGATAGATATAGATTACATACCCTTAGACGATCAACAGACTTACGAACTATACCAGCGTGGCGATACCAATGGCACCTTCCAGTTTGAGAGTGATGGTATGCAAATGTACCTGCGCGATTTGAAGCCCGACAGGTTTGAGGATTTAATTGCCATGAACGCCCTGTACCGCCCGGGCCCAATTGAGTATATACCCAGCTTTATTAAACGTAAGCACGGTTTAGAAGAAGTTAGCTTCGATTTGGACGATATGGAGGAGTATCTGGGCGAAACCTATGGTATTACCGTATACCAGGAGCAGGTTATGCTTTTGTCGCAAAAACTGGCTGGCTTTAGTAAGGGCGATGCCGACGTTTTGCGCAAGGCCATGGGTAAAAAGCAAATTGAGGTTCTAAATAAAATGGAATCGCAGTTTATGGAGGGCGCAATGGCTAAAGGCCACGCTAAAGATAAACTCACCAAGGTTTGGAACGACTGGAAGGCCTTTGCCCAGTACGCTTTCAATAAATCGCACTCAACGTGTTATGCTTTTGTGGCCTACCAAACGGCTTACTTAAAGGCGCATTACCCGTCAGAATATATGGCGGCGGTATTGAACAACCAGAATAGTATCGATAAAATATCCTTCTTTATGGAGGAAACCCGCCGCATGGGCATCAACGTGTTAGGGCCCGATGTTAACGAGTCGGACCTGGCCTTTGCGGTAAACAAAAAAGGCGATGTGCGCTTTGGCCTAACCGGGGTAAAAGGTGTGGGCGAAAAGGCTATTGAAAGTATTATTGATGAGCGTAACGAACGCGGGCCGTATAAATCGGTATTTGATTTTGCCCAGCGCAGTAACACCCGTAACGTTAACAAAAAAGCCTACGAGAATTTAGTTTACAGTGGTGCATTCGATAGCTTTGGAATGAACCGTGCCCAGTTTTTTGCCAAAACCGAGAACGGTCTGCTAACCGGCATAGAGCGTTTGATTAAATATTCTAACGACTATCAAAATACCCAAAGCAGCTCACAATCGTCGTTATTTGGCGGTACTGTGGAAGCCTATATACCCGAGCCTGCCCTGCCGGTTAGCGAAGAATGGCCGCTGATAGAAAAGCTGAAGTACGAAAAGGATATCATTGGTATTTATTTAACCGGTCACCCTTTAGATAATTACAAACTGGAGCTGGAACGCTTTTGCCAAAACCGGGTATCAGACCTTAAAGTACTGGTAACCATGCGCAGCGGCGATACTGCCCCGGCAGATATTGTAGAGCGTTTTGCGCAATTGCGCCGCCAGGGCGAGCTGAGCATTGGCGGCCTGATGGCCAACGTGCAGCATAAAATGACCAAAACGGGTAAACCGTTCGGCACGTTTGTAATTGAAGACTATAACGATAGCTACGAATTTGCCCTCTTTGGCGATGATTACATCAAATTCCGCAACCTGCTGGGCGATGGCTTTTTTGTTCAGATAAAAGGCAACGTAGAAGAAAAATACCGCCAAAAAGATAACTGGGATATGCGCCTGAGTGCCATAAACCTGCTATCAGAGATGCGCGACAAAATGACCAAATCGCTCACTATTTGTATGCACCTGCACAGTTTGAACGATGATATGGTTCACAGTCTTAACCAACTGGTAGAGGTAAACAATCAAAAGTACGAGGTGAAAAACTGTGCCCTGCGCTTCATGATCAAAGACGGCGAGGAGAACCTCTTTATTGATTTGCCATCCAGAACCATGAAGGTAAACCCAAGCGATGATTTAATTGCCGGCATTTACAATTTGACCAATGTGCAGCCGATGTTGAAGTAG
- a CDS encoding class I SAM-dependent methyltransferase: protein MKDNFSTQSDHYAKYRPTYPPELFDYLLSITPSHQTAWDCGTGNGQVAFELAKRFEQVYATDVSQAQIDNASQANNITYSVQPAEQTNFDNNFFDLIVVAQAIHWFDFEKFYNEVRRTVKANALLCVTGYGMIQVSAEVDAVIDHFYRNVIDSYWDAERKYVDENYQTIPFPFEEIEAPEFANVLEWNSEHLMGYLNTWSAVKHFIKQNGYNPVDELKLEIEKHWGNDDFKRVKFPVLLRIGKV, encoded by the coding sequence ATGAAAGATAACTTTTCAACACAATCAGACCACTACGCTAAATACCGGCCTACCTATCCTCCGGAGCTGTTTGATTACTTACTATCAATCACCCCATCACACCAAACAGCCTGGGACTGCGGCACTGGCAACGGACAAGTAGCCTTTGAATTAGCCAAAAGATTTGAGCAGGTATATGCCACCGATGTAAGCCAGGCGCAAATAGACAACGCCAGCCAGGCAAATAACATAACATACAGCGTACAACCTGCCGAGCAAACCAATTTTGACAACAACTTTTTTGACTTGATTGTGGTTGCGCAAGCCATCCATTGGTTTGATTTTGAAAAATTTTATAACGAGGTAAGAAGAACAGTCAAAGCCAACGCCCTACTTTGTGTAACCGGTTACGGCATGATACAGGTTTCGGCAGAGGTTGATGCTGTTATAGATCATTTTTATAGAAATGTAATTGACAGCTATTGGGATGCCGAACGTAAATATGTGGATGAAAACTATCAAACCATTCCGTTCCCATTTGAGGAAATTGAAGCGCCTGAATTTGCCAATGTTTTGGAATGGAACTCCGAGCATTTAATGGGTTACTTAAACACCTGGTCGGCCGTGAAGCATTTTATTAAGCAAAACGGTTACAACCCGGTTGATGAGCTGAAACTCGAAATTGAAAAGCACTGGGGAAATGATGATTTTAAGCGGGTTAAGTTTCCGGTGTTGTTAAGAATTGGGAAAGTATAA
- a CDS encoding energy transducer TonB: MNIFSKLSLIALVLFGNAKTLMAQKTACSYDEKLKAYINVDQGPEYPGGLAEYGRFFFKNFKLRDTTSEFQSRVNVAFVVMKDGTVSQLHIPGKNKAKYSVFDKEALRVLALMPKWKPGTCNGKIVPVYWVMPHILEPNHDF; the protein is encoded by the coding sequence ATGAATATATTTAGCAAATTATCACTTATCGCATTGGTCTTATTTGGCAACGCTAAGACATTAATGGCTCAGAAGACAGCATGCTCTTACGATGAAAAGCTAAAGGCATATATTAACGTCGATCAAGGTCCAGAGTATCCGGGTGGTTTGGCCGAATACGGTAGATTCTTTTTTAAGAATTTTAAGCTTCGGGATACAACAAGTGAGTTTCAGAGCCGTGTTAATGTAGCGTTCGTTGTAATGAAAGATGGCACAGTTTCACAACTCCACATCCCTGGGAAGAATAAGGCAAAATATTCGGTATTTGATAAAGAGGCCTTACGTGTTTTGGCTTTAATGCCTAAGTGGAAACCCGGAACTTGCAATGGTAAAATTGTTCCGGTATATTGGGTTATGCCTCATATACTCGAGCCTAATCATGATTTTTAA
- a CDS encoding SMI1/KNR4 family protein, with protein sequence MSVLTSLCGDLFRSRKRPRLWLISKYFYFRKVLSTYPFPQAKTLAGAVERIASLNNMNIEILKDLKNSSGRNLPISLSEIEILEQKYNNGVSFPRSLKELLYVAGQHCDILDYGLSVSQIELQDMARECLSEVGKSITTPFYVIEIRDAGDFFLFVYLNQGHDPLVNEALTYKDSQTNFITGLTKTLSSFLLSRLSARKQGFNPF encoded by the coding sequence GTGTCAGTACTGACGAGTTTGTGCGGTGACCTTTTTCGCTCCCGCAAGCGTCCCCGCTTGTGGTTAATTAGTAAATATTTTTATTTTAGGAAAGTATTATCTACCTATCCGTTTCCACAAGCGAAGACGCTTGCGGGAGCGGTGGAAAGAATAGCAAGTTTAAATAATATGAATATAGAGATTTTAAAGGACCTCAAAAACTCATCAGGCAGAAACTTACCTATATCTTTATCAGAGATTGAAATACTCGAGCAGAAGTATAACAATGGAGTGTCATTCCCAAGATCACTTAAAGAACTTCTTTATGTGGCTGGACAACATTGCGATATTCTTGATTATGGTTTATCGGTTAGCCAAATTGAATTACAGGATATGGCAAGAGAATGTTTATCAGAGGTTGGCAAATCAATAACTACTCCGTTTTATGTAATAGAAATTCGTGATGCTGGCGATTTTTTTTTATTTGTTTATTTGAATCAAGGGCATGACCCACTCGTTAACGAAGCATTAACCTATAAGGATTCTCAAACAAACTTTATAACCGGTTTGACAAAAACATTGTCCAGTTTCTTGTTATCAAGATTGAGTGCACGAAAACAAGGATTTAATCCATTTTAA